In Dromiciops gliroides isolate mDroGli1 chromosome X, mDroGli1.pri, whole genome shotgun sequence, the genomic window GTATGTGATTGATTGTGATCCAAGTCCTTGGTATGTATATGTACTCAGCCCTGCGTATGCTGAGTGTTATGGGTAATATATAAGGCACGGTCTCTCTTGTTGACCTTGTGGTCCAGtggaagagagaagatgaaacTACACAGGAGCCAAGTAACAATGCAAGGACATGCATAGTTAAATCCCACATGACTGGTACTGGCAGGTGCCAGATCAGGAAATTAAGGAAGGAGACCTTGGTATGGATTAGCCCCATCCCTTTTCTCCTATTGTGCCCCTTGGTCAGTGTGTAAGCTTATTGCCATACACACTGTTGTTCCTGTTGAGATTGTGATACTCATTGTGGGGGCCTGTCGGGTGCCTCCGATGTGGATGAGGGAGAAGGATTCAGGGCTTGCAGGACCAGTTTGCATATGCATGTAGGGAGTCCTCTCTGCTTGTGTTTGCAGACgcatttcaaattgttttccaaaacttGAGTTTGGGGCAAAAATACTCCTTCAGCAGTATCACAGAAGGGTTGAAAGCCCCATTTGCCTTTTTGCCATCCTTGGTACTTCCTTCACCTTAGGTAGAATTTATGGTTAATCGCTTTCTGATAAAATCTCAGGCTTTGACTACCTCTACTCCCTTCTATTATAATTAGGATTGTCCATCCTTCTCTTGTCTCTTTTCAGTTTGTCCCCACCCAGATTTCTTCTGTCTAACTTAATTCAACCAGTGTTTATTGAGTAATTAAAGACCTTTTCTGGGCCAAACTTCATACTGACTGCTTAGAGAAGTCTCCAGTCTTTAAGGTGGTTCCTACCTTAAAGGATCAAAGAGTCTGGTTGGAGGTAGAGCTGTAGAGACAAGGCAGCAAAAGGGCGTACCCAAATCACATGGGCATTAGAGACACAGCACTAGCCCAGCTTTCAGATCTATGAAGAAGAATAGGACACATGAAGAAGAGCTAGAAATCACTGTGGCCAGAGGTCAAGGAAGGAGGAGGTTTGGGACTTGGGTCCTGAGGGATGGTTAAGATTTGGATAAAAAAAGGGAGACTAAAAGTGAAATTCAGGTCTCAAGAGGCCTTCAGGAATGGGGTCAAGCTTATGGGGCTAGATGCTcctctttcctttatttcattacCTTCTTATGCTGTCAATGCTTATCTTCCTCTCACCTTTGAGAGCCAAAGAAAACTTCTTGACATTATTATGGGGACTCTTCACCCTCTGCTTCTGTCAATTCTCTAAGCCAAGTTGAGTTTGAAGCTTTCAGTCAGTGGACAATTTTATAAACACTTTGTAAATGATGTGGGACTCTGAGATGTGAGGGTGTCATCACTGTCTTCCCCCTAGAGCTCTGCCTAGGGGGAATGCTCTGGGTTGTCTTGTATGGGAGTTAATAGGTATACAGATTCCACTCTCCCTGTTCACATGGGGACTTCTGTGTCCAAGACTCCAGTACCACGTGTCAGACTTTGCTCCAGGATCTTCCCAGTGAGCCTCGTGTCAGCCTTGGATTCAGCCATCTGTCTTCAGCCCCTACTTTTCGTATAGGGCCATCCTAGTGTCCTGCCTCAGCTCTAGATCTGGACCACCCACTAGTGTCCAGATGAGGATTCAGAAAAGGTGatcaaatctaatggctttttttcccccaaccctCATCTGTGACCTCTCTGTACCCTTTGACACCATCAATCGCCCTCTTCTCCCAGATATTCTCTTCTATTGGAGCTTCTGGGAGGGATTGACCAGAGGATGGGGCCACAGGGATTTTCCAGGGCAAGAAGGCCGCTGGTAAATGGTTGGGAAAGAAATTTGGAGAGttagaacacctgagttcaaattctgtctgctgtttaactacctgtgtgaccttggacaagtcacctcataAGACGGGCTtagagggctggatttggaatcagaaagacctgagtttgaattctgcctcaaacacttaatagcttgggcaattcatttaactgcttagtgcctcagtttcctcatctctcaagttgaaggggttggacttgatggtgtttaaggacccttccagctccgAATCTATGATCTAAGATCTTAAATGGGAGAAACGTCCTGAAATTTGTTCTTGCTTATGGCTGTTTGACTTTAGTTAATCAAATGGCATCCCACTGTCACCCATTCCTTGCCTCtcatttgtacataattgttcaGAGCCTGTCTCCTTCAACAGACTGTGAGCTCGGTGAGAACTGGGCCCCCATTTTTGCCTTTTGCCCCAGCATTTGCCATGGTGCTTGGTGACAGAATGGGTGTCACTTAGGTTGGGGAATATTGGTTGTATTCTAGGATCTAGTTGGTAAGGAAGTGATGGAACTGCTAAAGGTTGATagaatacttctttttttctttctttttttttttggtgaggcaattgggattaagtgacttgcctggggtcacacagctagtaagtgttaagtgtctgaggcccagacttgaactcaggtcctactgactccagggccggtgctctatccactgcaccatctagcttcccctgatAGAATACTTCTAaggatataaatgcttattaaatcaAGTGGAAGTCCAGGTTTCATAGCTATAACAGCATAatcatttctttatattatttttatgaagtgctttaatgTGGGTACATCCCAAAAGGGTGTCCCCAAAGCTAAAGGCAGCACTGAGACTTTGGTACCAAGCCATTAATCCAGACCATCTAGCCAGATGGTCTGTTTGACCAGAATGGCTCTGCCTTTGTCAAATtcattctcttcctatctcttcgACTAATccttttgtttggggtttttcaaatttaattttttattttcttccattaaaaatCAACTTTTTCTCCCACCTCCTCTAACCCTAACCATAACCCTAATCCTTTTCTGCCTTtccatagagaaaaaaaaagaaaaaacaaaccctttTAACAAAcaatacagtcaagcaaaataaattcccacattggtcttGTCCTCAAAATCAACATTTCATTCTACATTCGATCCATTCAGCTTCTGGCTTGAAGCATCAAATGTCTGGGTGGGtagtggaaatggaaaggaggaGATGAATGCAAGGAATGTGCTAAAGGAAGAATTGGCCAGCCAATTGGGAAGAGGGTGTGAAAACAAGGGAGGAGCCAAGGCCAAGACTTCAGACCTGCATAACTGGAAGAATGAGGCATCATCAATCTGAGGTGGAAGGGATCGAAGGGGGCTTGCACTCCTTGTTTGCCAAACTGATGGGAGCCTGTCTCTGCAGGATGAAGAATTGCCGGGTGGCCGGCTGTTTCTTGGCTGAGCTGTCGAGTTCCACATCTGATTATGTGAAGTACTTTCAGCTGAAAAAGGAGGAGCTGACTTGGAAGCTCTACCACTTCTTTAATGCCACAATCTTTGGGAAAAAGGTAGAGTGGGTCAGTTGGCAAACGGGCACCTTGGTAGGGTACAGAGCGGGAAAGGTGGGACTTCTGCCCTCAGTAGGGATAGTGGGCGGGCAGGTGCACACAAATGGATTGGTGACCAGGTTGCACCATGCTGGTGGGCAGCACACATTCTTCCAGCCAAAGGAGTTTGGAGGAGGTTCTCAGAGAAGGCTTTTGGAAGGAAGGAGGTGGGCCTTGACCTGGGGCCTGGAGGATGGATAGGATTTCAAGAGACAGAGTAGAGGAAGGGAAGTCTAGGTGAAGGTGGAGAGCACATAGGCCCAAATGAGCAGGGTACATGTTAATGATGTGggtatgggggggcagctaggtggtgcagtggataaagcactgtccctgaagtcaggaggacctgagtttaaatctggcctcagacacctgacacttactagctcttaaccctcattgccccgccaaaaaaaagggggtgtACCCGCCCCagtgtcattgtgaggatcaaatgaactaatgTATGAGAAATGGGAGCCagtgcccttcccttcccctagccctgccccctctcccctgtcctcttccttctctgttatCTCCTCAGTGAAGTCCTCTGCAGTCTTCCCACATGGTAGTTACCTGGATTTTTGAAGCTCACATgattttgtagttgttgttcagttgggttggactctgtgactccattttgggttttcttggcatagatactggagtgatttgccatttcctgctccaggcCTATATTTTTCAAAGTCTTTATTCTTATATTGATCTGTTTGTGTCTTACTCCATGTGAGCTACAGGAGAGGCttatttacatgtttttcttCTTAAGGGAAAAATCTTTTGATTTGTGGTACTTTAAACAAAAAGTTGTCCACATGCCTCTTCTTGAGTTCTCTCCAGTTTGACAACACAGCATCTTCCCCAAGCAGATCATCTTTTAAGGGCATGTATGAACATCCTGCTTTGTGAAAATGGAGATGAGGGGAATGGAATGGAGAGATGCTCTCCTGCCACTCAGCTCCAGCTTGAACCCTGGCTGGGACCAGTGCAGCTTGGTCCGTCTTACTCCCTGGGCCCATATTCATTCTTGGGAGCAGGAGGGAGGAGAACTTCTCGGCCTTTCCCTAAGACAGGCAGGCTTTTTGGACCTCTTTTGGGCACGATCCCTTTCGATTGAGGGAAAGTcagtgagtaaatgaatgaaaagcatttatgaagcacataCTAAGAtgtaggaggaaggaaaagacaaaaatgaagcagcccTTAAAGGAGCCTCCGCTCCAGTGGAGAGAGACACACTGCTAAGGGAAGGCACTGGGCTGTTAGAGCAGGGTGGGGCACCAGCGTGGTAGTCTAGATCTTCAGAGGGCCACCTGACTCCCTTCATGTGTTCTTTGTCTTTAGTTACCAGAGAAAATCAGCATAAACTGGAATAAAAAGATGCGTACAACAGCGGGATACTGCCACTTTTCAGGCAAAGAAGGGGGTCCACAAGCAACTCGTAGCATCCGCATTGAGCTTTCAGAAAAAGTCTGTGACTCGGCAGGTAATGAGTGTGATGTATGGTATGTGACCTGAATGTCTTTCCCAAGATAACGGCAGGCCTTCAGATCACACCTGCTCTCTTCAGTCTTGAAGCCTTCAAGTCATTTTGACTCTTTCtactttattctttcttatacCCAATTAGTCACCGAGATCTGTCCCTTCTTCCTgagttctcattctctctctgtctatctcctttatctgtctctttctctatctatatctgtctatctttgtatctacctttctctatctctgtctctttatatctctctctctctttttctctttctttctctatctctccatctttctctctaaatctatccatctatctgtgtcctatttcctctctctatctcctctctctatTGCTCTCTAAATCTTATTTAATCTCTatctcctctatctctctgtatttcctctatctctgtctttctatgtctctcaaaactctctctctctctctctctctctctctctctctctctctctctctctctctctctctctctctctgtctctatctacctatctctgtcacctctctctctctctctctctcaatctatcTGTCTCTATTTCCCATATCtggctatctctctctctctgtgtttcctttctatttttatctaaagcaatctatatctatctttctatctaatctatctaatttctatctctctgtctcccctatctttctttatctctcctctcatatatatatatatatatatatatatatatatatataatgtgtgtatgtctatctctatctcaatcTATCTCTACTTCCTATATCTGGCTATCTCTCtcctctatatctatctatctctacctatctctctaatctgtctatctatatttCCTATATCTGGCtcctctatgtatgtatgtatgtatgtatgtgtctgtctatctatctatctatctatctatctatctatctatctatctatctatctatctatctgtctgtctgtctgtctaatcTCTATCTCCTCTATCTATAACTcttttctatctatctctgtctatctctattcctctttctctctttccctctctgtctgtctctgtttcctctcctttctctctcaatCTGTCTAAatctatctattttgtatatctggctatctctctttcctctatctgtctctatttcctctatctctctctaaatctgtctgtctatctatctatcctcccTCTATCGCCTCCAtctatctttctctatctctatctatcttgatgtatctctatctctatatttttctctatctctaactctgtctctctcctctgtcactttctttctatttctcttatcaCTCCTCTATGTATCTCTtgctctatctcctctctcttgatctttctttatctctctctctttatcccccaatctagctttctgtctctttcctttatCTCCTTTATCTAGCTTTCTCTCGATCTCCCTATCCCTGTCTAAATCTGTCTGtatctcttctatctctctccctctatctatCTTCTCTCTATCTCCTCTATCTCTCACTTTCTATctaattctatttttctctctctctgtatctcctctatctctctctatttcttatatctggctatctctctctatctaatctctctatctcttctgtctcttcctaACTCTAATTCTCTCTATCTAtaactctcctttctctctctaaatctatctatctctatttcctATATCTGACaatctctctcctctatctctctctattgCTCTCTAAATCTAtctgtctctcagtctgtctgcctgccttcctgtctgtctgtctgtctatctatctatctacctacctggctctatatctgtctatctttctatctcctgtatctttctatctcctctatttatctctttaactctctgtctttctatctctctctctttcctatatCTGgctatctctctccctttctcctcaatctatctttttctgtctgtctttctctttccctctctctgtctctatctctatctcatctttctctaattctatctcctctctaactttctctctatctctctatttctctatcactctttcctatctttctctctttcctttatctAGCTGTCTCTCGATCTCTCTCTAAAtctgtctctatttttctctctctatctcttctgaATCTATCTCTGTTTCCTATATCTtgctggttctctctctctctctaaacatATCTCTCTGTCCTTTATCTGGctatctccctttctcctcaatATATCTTtgtctatatctgtatatctgtttctctcttttcctctctatctctatcaatcaatatctcctctctctttctcccctgtctctttttatcttgatgtatctctctcttattctctctctcattcctctatctatctctatttcctCTATCTCACTCtatctcatctttctttctttctcctctatcactctttcctctatgtatgtctcctttctcttgatctttccttatctctttctctatttctacctttctctttcctttatctcCTTTATCTAGCTGTCTCTCGTTCTCTCCCTCTCTAAAtctatctgtctctatttcttctctctctgtgtgtgtcttgatctctctctttccctatctTGCTATCTGgctctctttctgtatctctatctcctctatatctctctctttAAATCTGCTGTCTATATctccctatctatctatatctttctctgtctttatctatCTCTACTGCTCTCTAaatctctatttcttctctctctctctctttctctcatacacacacacacacacacacacacacatctttgtctctctctatgtctgtctgtcttacTCTATCTCCATgtccatctttctctgtctttttatatctatctcctctctctaaatctatgtctatatctatctattgaaGACCAACCTTATAGCAGCATGGCAATGCATCCTTTgtgacaccccacccccaagcagtCTCACATTAGTAGGAGCAGGATAAGCTATTAAAGTCTAGTTAGAGAGGCAGCTGTCCCTTCTCTGAACTGGAAAAGGCTGCTGGGGAGAGGTGGAGCAGAGAATGAGACACAATGGCACTAGGGAAGGCCCAGGAGGCCACTGGAAGCTGGCTGGTGCTTTCTGGGGCAGGGTCTTACCTGGAGCTGCTGGATCTTACTGGTACCTTGcctttttctctttggttttcaGGGGCCAGGTCGAGCCAGGCAATCTTTGCTGAGTAGCCAGCCCCCAGGGGGCCCTTCCCCCATCGCCACCCCTCCTCACCCCAGGCAattcttcttgcctttttttgtctttggctCAGGTGGTTGTTACCTCCCTAACTGTACTGTCAGTTTCCACAGTGCTGGGAACAGAACTAACATAACAGTGAATACTTACTGAGTCACAGAAAGTGACCTCCTTGAGAGCTgagattgatggattgattttgtctatgtatccccagtgccttgcacacctACTGGTGCTTAATGAGTGcttgttcctttgattgaatgtTTGAATCTCTCTGAGATTCATTACTGAGTTGGAGtggaaaaaatttcattttttccatcctctgaaaagaaaaaccttaatgctgattatgtgtgtatatgagtacAATGTCACTTTTATATGGGAGAAAGTTGAGGTATATTTCAAGTGctcctaatttttctccttttctcttccaagaCCGGCTCCGGGACACACTGATCCATGAATTATGCCACGGAGCTACTTGGCTGTTTCATGGCGTCAGAGACTGTCATGGTCCCTTTTGGAAGGTCTATGCCCAAAGATCTGCATCAGTGCACCCAGAGCTGCCCTTGGTGAAACGATGCCACACTTATGAGATTCACTATAAATTTATCTATGAATGTTCTCAGTGCAAAGCCAGGTAACAAAGTCCCTTTGCCCTGCCCGTTTTCTCTTTTGTCCCCTTCTCTGGCAAATAGCTTAGTGCTCACCTTTGTTCCCATGATCTGATTCTTCTAGGGTTGGTCGCCACTCCAAGTCGGTGGATACCGATTGTGTAGTCTGTTCTCTGTGCCATgggcctctcctcctcctcccacccaccccaaaaGCTGGCACATCTGGGCAGACTCAGCCCACTCCAGCTGCTACATGCACAAAAACAAGCCACCATTCTGCCAAGAAGGGAAAAAGGATTCGCTCGCAGCACAAAGAGGAGATACCACCCAAGGATGCTGAGACCCAGGAGGGCGAGGCGACTGTGCCTCAGAGCACTGCTGCTTCTAGCAAATGTATTTAGGGACAATTAGCTGGAGAAGTAACGTTAAATGAACTGTTCAAGATTTTTTCAGGTGTTTGATGTAAAAGTTAGTGCTGATTTAGAATTCTGTGCATTTGAGTAGTGATTTCCTGTCACTGACCAAGTAACATCAGGATTGTGGCTGTGCAAATGTCTAGCtaccctctccttctttctccttgaacCCATGATCTTGATGGTGTTGGGAGCTGCACTTGTTTGGGTGAAATGGCTAAGAGGAGGTAAAGCCCTTGGGAAAAGAAGGCAACAACAGCTCTCAAAGTGAGGAGAGAAACAAGAACAGGGAGCTCGCAATCAGGGGCGTTTTAGGCGGGGATTTTAATGTGGATTTTAGCCAGGATTAGTTTGATTGTTACTGAGTTGGTTTTTATCTCCCAGGGAAAATTAAGCACTAAGCATTGGAGTTTATtatgaaataaaatctttttgtGGCATTAGTCAAGCCTTTCATTTACCAACAGCTGGCGCTCCCCAGAGTTCCACCCAGACTCTCCCTCTCCAAGGACCCAAATGACCATCTTCTCCTTTAGTGCCCACAGACCCTAGCCCCACACCAGCTCTCTTGCCTACACAGGAACAGTGTCTCTTggactcccccccccaccccccaagataGGCTGCTGCAGTCCGGGGGTTCTTCAGCTGGCCTCGTGGAGCCAAAAAACATTCTTAGAGAAATGGTTTTGTGGCCTGTGTtcagaatggaaggaaatgctccATTTCAGTTAGAAGTTCACAGAGCCTAGGTAAAGCAGGCCTGCTGAGGCTAGCATCTGGGCAGGGATGGGCCAGACCAGGGATGGCAGAGGGCTGCAGCTTTACAGGCCTGAGTATGAGGCTTCTGTGGTCTCAGACCAGGAGGAATCTCTCCGGGAAGATGTCGGAGTTGGGCAAAGGAGGGCCTCCTGGCCTGGGCAGCCCAGCCCAGCCTCCCTATCAGTGTCCGCATTATGGCCACGGAACTTGACCCCCACGAAAGCAAAGAGCAGGGGATTGAGGCAGCAGTGCAGAAAGCCAAGACCTGAAGTGATGGACTTGGCCACATCCAGCTGGCTATCCCACTCACAGTCTCTGCTCACTGCCTTTACATCAATGAGTATATCCACCGGCATGGCCAGGTGGTAGGGCGTCCAGCAGAGGGCAAAGGCCACTACCACAGTTACCACTACCCTCATGGCCCGAAGTCTTTGCTGCCCCTGAGAGCCCAGCAACACTAGGAGAATGTGAGTGTAACAGGAGGCCATGATGAGCAGTGGAAAGAGGAAACCAGCCAGCAGCTGCAGGATATTTAAGGCTGTGTGGCCAGTCTGGGGGAAGGTATAAAGACAACGTGTGGTTCATGCTTGCCTCAACGAGGCGAGGTTCATGCTGTGCCAACAGGAAGAGCAGGTCTGGAAAGACCAATAGCAGGCAGAGTCCCCAGACAATGACACAAGTGAGGGTCACACGTGTCCCAGGGCCCCACTGGTAGAGTTGGGTGGCATGAAAAATGGTCAGGTAGTGGTCAAAGCTGATACAGGCTAGTAAGAAGGCCCCTGCTTAGAAATTGATCTTGAAGAGGGCCCCTGCCACCTTGCAGAGGCCAGAGCCGAAGACCCACTCCCGGGCAGCCTGCACAGCCCAGAGGGGGAGCGTCAGAACCAGCAGCATGTCAGCCAGAGCCAGATGGAGCAGGAAGGTGTCAGTGCCACTCAGGGCCCGGCGCTGCCTCAGAAGGACAACTGCCACAGCTCCATTGCCCAACAGGCCAAAGACGAAGAGAAGACTGTAGAGGGTGGGCAAGGAGGCCAGGTCAAAGGTCAGGCTGAAGTCAGGGCTGCAGGGTGGAGAGGAACAGCAGGGAGTGGACTCGTTTTCTGAGTAGTAGGAAAAGCTGCTGTTTTCCAGGTAGTCAAGATCAGACAGCACCAAATGTTCTCTGACCTGGGAAGATAGTGGAAGGGTTGGCCCCCAAGAGCTTGGCAGCAGCCTGCTCCCTTCCTTTGGCCCCAGAGCTTCCCCTCCACTTCTCATCACATTGCTGTGCCATTCCAAGGTTGCCTACTCCTTCAGAAGCTCCCTCTCTGCCTGCAGGCCAGCAGGCATCTCCTCCCAGTCTCCTGACCAGGAAATGGGTACCCAGGTGCCCAGGACAGAGGGTGGAGCCTATCCCAACAAGAGCTAGTTACTGGGACCTTAGTCCCATTTTTTCacctgtctctccccacccccaacaccctATCTGCCACCCTACACCCTGAGAACTTCCCGGGCTGCAAAGTGTGTGCCCAG contains:
- the LOC122734153 gene encoding acidic repeat-containing protein-like; the protein is MKNCRVAGCFLAELSSSTSDYVKYFQLKKEELTWKLYHFFNATIFGKKLPEKISINWNKKMRTTAGYCHFSGKEGGPQATRSIRIELSEKVCDSADRLRDTLIHELCHGATWLFHGVRDCHGPFWKVYAQRSASVHPELPLVKRCHTYEIHYKFIYECSQCKARVGRHSKSVDTDCVVCSLCHGPLLLLPPTPKAGTSGQTQPTPAATCTKTSHHSAKKGKRIRSQHKEEIPPKDAETQEGEATVPQSTAASSKCI